In the genome of Oncorhynchus gorbuscha isolate QuinsamMale2020 ecotype Even-year linkage group LG05, OgorEven_v1.0, whole genome shotgun sequence, the window gctgcaaagaaaccactactaaaggacaccaataataagaagagacttgcttgggagaAGAAACGCAAGcattggacattagaccggtggaaagtgggagctccttcaagactgttggaaaagcattcctcatgaagctgtttgagataatgccaagagtgtgcaaacctgtcatcaaggcaaagggtggctactttggagaatctaaaatatatttagatttgtttcacattattttttatttttttactatggcatttcatagttttgatgtcttcactaattattctacaatgtataaaatggtaaaaacaaaaagaaaaacctttgaatggtgtatctaaacttttgattggtactgtatatggtgatgtgtttgtttctgtgcCTAAAAAATATTTCTCTGCTTTACCCCATAGCTCATGCACAAACTGAGTGTAGAGGCTCCTCCTAAGATCCTGGTGGAGCGCTACCTCATTGAGATTGCCAAGAACTACAACGTGCCCTACGAGTCAGACGCCATGGTCAGAGTGAGTAGCTGATGATAACCTGTCTCCCTGTGCCCACCCCCTGACTGACTCTACTATTTATATActaccaagtctggaaccaacaggaccctgaacccccccaccccctcctcccaagccataagactgctaaatagttaactaGGCATGTGatgaataacattttattttaatccCCCTCCCACAGCCAGAGGTGTGTACAGGCGAGGAGGCTGACCTCATAGATGTGGACTCTGACTTCAAGAAGCCAGGAGGCGGTGGTGGTGGCGGCGGTGGTTTCACCGCTGGGGCCATGCCTATGCCCATGGGCCCCCCATCAGCGTTCAGCTACCCAACACCCAAAGGAGCCGTAAGACCATCTTTTTTTCCTATAGTGTCTTGAATGACACCTCTCTTGTTTGGCGAGATCGCTGCTTACAGATGGAGTCCGCAGTAGGGGGAAAACAGCACCACTGACCGCTGTTGTTCGTGCAGCAGTACATATTATGCTTTTCTATTCCGCGTGTGCGACGATGTCACAGCGGAAGAAAAGTCTCagttgtttgcagtaacttcGTTGTTGTTGTTATACCGCCAACAGACATGGCtgtttcaccattaaggattccagctttaagaAATATAGAGATGTTGATATGAATGTGATGTTTTTATACATGTACGTTTTGTTTTCTTTAGATGCCCGGCCCCATAGGGTTCAACGGCCCCTCCGTTGGCACATATGATGCCTTTAACAACTTCCAGCCTCCGATGAGAGGAGGGCCGCCCCCTGAGCTGCCGAGCTGCCCTCCCACCTACCAGTCTGTAAGTGTCAGAGCCCCCTGCCCCTTCTGCTTCTCCAGTCAGATGGACAGACGGCCAGTTCACCTTTCAGGGAAGAGGAGTTCATTCTAGTTTGCTTGTGCCATCGCTTGTCTCTGCAGCACAGTGCTATGATACAGGGACGTGATGGGGATTGGATTAGAACAGATAGAATGTGGAAACGGTCATAACTGGTATTAACTGCTAATCACTAACCTTGTGCTGAACTGCATACAACTGTCTTTTGAATGCTCTGAGTGAGTTTAATATGCTGAAACAGATCTGCTTGCTGTCAAACTAGTATGTTACTGGATGTGGTAGGGAAGCAATGTTCTTCATGGTGAAGTGAATGCAATTTGAGGTTAGTTATATTATGAGCAAAAAGCAAGAGCTAATTCTTACCCCAGTGGTGTTGACTTTCTCCGCAATGCACTACAATGATTATTCCTCCCCCAATCACATACTAACATCCACACATTGTTTTTCTCTGCCTTCTCATGTATCTATACAACTGTAACAGTTCAACATGCAGGCAGGGTAGAGCGATCATGATGGGTGTGTATTTTTTCAGATTGATGAGCTGTCTATTAAACCTTCTGATCGATCCCAGGTGTCTGGTAAGTTGTTTTCAAATAATATTTCCTTTTTTCCCGCGTCAATCTCTTCAGCGATATTGTTGCTTGCTTTTTGCATAATGGTTGCATTGGGGTGTACTTGTAATGTCAATCTAAACATATGTTCTTTCCACAGGCCCCGGGCCTTCATGCCAGATCTACGATAACAACGCCCTCCCTGAGCTGCCCTCAGTTCCCGACACGCTTCCCACTTCCTCCTTTGGAGTTGGACGCAACACTGCGAGCTCTGATGACATCGACTTTGATGATCTGTCACGGCGCTTTGAGGA includes:
- the LOC124035807 gene encoding IST1 homolog isoform X3, which translates into the protein MLAIMLGGGFKAERLRVNLRLVINRLKLLEKKKTELAQKARKEIADYLSTGKDERARIRVEHIIREDYLVEAMEILELYCDLLLARFGLIQSMKELDPGLQEAVSTLIWAAPRLQSEVNELKIVSDQLCAKYSKEYGKLCRTNQIGTVNDRLMHKLSVEAPPKILVERYLIEIAKNYNVPYESDAMVRPEVCTGEEADLIDVDSDFKKPGGGGGGGGGFTAGAMPMPMGPPSAFSYPTPKGAMPGPIGFNGPSVGTYDAFNNFQPPMRGGPPPELPSCPPTYQSVSGPGPSCQIYDNNALPELPSVPDTLPTSSFGVGRNTASSDDIDFDDLSRRFEDLKKKT
- the LOC124035807 gene encoding IST1 homolog isoform X1 — encoded protein: MLAIMLGGGFKAERLRVNLRLVINRLKLLEKKKTELAQKARKEIADYLSTGKDERARIRVEHIIREDYLVEAMEILELYCDLLLARFGLIQSMKELDPGLQEAVSTLIWAAPRLQSEVNELKIVSDQLCAKYSKEYGKLCRTNQIGTVNDRLMHKLSVEAPPKILVERYLIEIAKNYNVPYESDAMVRPEVCTGEEADLIDVDSDFKKPGGGGGGGGGFTAGAMPMPMGPPSAFSYPTPKGAMPGPIGFNGPSVGTYDAFNNFQPPMRGGPPPELPSCPPTYQSIDELSIKPSDRSQVSGPGPSCQIYDNNALPELPSVPDTLPTSSFGVGRNTASSDDIDFDDLSRRFEDLKKKT
- the LOC124035807 gene encoding IST1 homolog isoform X2, with the translated sequence MLGGGFKAERLRVNLRLVINRLKLLEKKKTELAQKARKEIADYLSTGKDERARIRVEHIIREDYLVEAMEILELYCDLLLARFGLIQSMKELDPGLQEAVSTLIWAAPRLQSEVNELKIVSDQLCAKYSKEYGKLCRTNQIGTVNDRLMHKLSVEAPPKILVERYLIEIAKNYNVPYESDAMVRPEVCTGEEADLIDVDSDFKKPGGGGGGGGGFTAGAMPMPMGPPSAFSYPTPKGAMPGPIGFNGPSVGTYDAFNNFQPPMRGGPPPELPSCPPTYQSIDELSIKPSDRSQVSGPGPSCQIYDNNALPELPSVPDTLPTSSFGVGRNTASSDDIDFDDLSRRFEDLKKKT